Part of the Bdellovibrio bacteriovorus genome, TGGAATGCTCGCCAGGAAAGAGCTTAGTTCGCCATCCTCGTTGCGGATGACGGGAATTTTATTGGCATCCATCAACACGGATGCCCAGTTGGCGTTGTTGATAGAGTCTTCGTAATAGTAAGACTCTTGTTGGTGGCCGGCGAAGAAATTAAAATTAAAGTGGTAATCCCCGGGGCAGCCCCAGTCAAATTTGATCCCGAGCTTCAGGGTTGGCTTTACTTCGCGGAAGAAACGCTCAGGCTCAATACCCAAAGTGCGATGTAAAAACGGGACGACCTCGGTCGTTGTCGACTCACCCACGCCGATCACCGGAATTTTACTAGATTCGATGACCGAGGTTTTAATTTGAGGATGCAGTTTTTTTAAAGCCAAGGCGGTAAGATATCCGGCCGTCCCTCCGCCTAAGACGCCGATGGATTTGATCTGCGTCGGTGGATATTTAGGAAAGTTCAAATAACTTAAATCAAAAGCGGTGTCGACAGCGTTGGCGATAGATGACATAAAAAATCTTTCTTAAATCGCGGTTTCTAGCAGGATTAAAATAATGCCGATAATAGATCCCCCGGCGATTACTCCGGCCGCGAGAGTTTCTTGGTTATCAACAAAAGCACGGTATCCAAAGCTTGATTTGTCTTTAAATTTTTGGCGAGCCACCCAGAAAATCAAAGTTCCTAAAGCCATAGACCATGCATCAGTGAATCGCAAAACAAAACCCAAGCCCAATCCCACGCCCGAAAGTGGGAAGCGGCCTTTGGTTTTTTTGTTTAAGACTTCAATTAAGATCCCTAGCACGGCACCCACCATCGCCGCGATTTGAGCGGTGATATGTAAGTTGCTCAGACCGTGAGCTAAAACTTCAGAGACCCCTTTCCAAATCGAAGCCCCGGGTAACGGCATGGTTTCCGAGGTGAACATTGAGATATCGCCATGAAAGATAGAATAAAATACCGGAACGGCAACCAGGCCTCCGGCAAATATCCCTAAAACGTGGCCGACCGCCTGATGGCGAGGTTTTCCACCCAACATGTAAGCAGGTTTGATATCCATTAGAAGATTTGAAGCATTCAATGAAACTTCCGATGTGATCCCGGCGGTCATCAAATTCGTGGTTACATTTCCTGGGGCCACAACGCCGTAAGTAATCTGCGTCAGTTTTCCTAAAGCGCCACCCGGGGTGATCGCAGTTAAGCCTGTGGAGGTCACGGCGATCAAAGTAAAGATAAAAACCAAGGGGATGGCTAGTAACCCCAACCAGTAATGAATTCCAAACCACATATGACCCAAATAAACCGTGATAAAGCCGACGATAGGAATGCCCACGGCAAAAATCCACATTGGCAATTCAATTTTATCCAAAGCATGAGCTTCGCGTTTGCCTTTTTTTACAAAAAGCTTAGAGAAACTTTGCACAATGATTTGCGGCTTAGAAAAGAACGCATACAAAGAAGATGTCGTCATGATGGCCGCACCACCCCATAGGGCCCACATCGTGATCGCTTTAAATTTAGCTTCGGGGATGACCCCCGCTTGAATCAAGATCGGCGCGCAGACGAAGTAATTTAAAAAGCCGCCAATTAAAATAGACATGGCCGTTTTCATATTCATTAAGCCGCCCGTGCCCATCATTACAATGGATGTGTCGAACTGAATGGTCAGATCCTTCATCGGGCTGCCTAAGATTTTTGGTGTCGCAAATTTATAGATGAAATCGTCCCAATAGTGGGGCAGGGCTAAGAAAGATAATTTGATTTTTTCTAAAACGGCATCCGCACGCAAGATTTCAATCAACGCCGAAAGTCCCGCACCGGCCATCATCAGCTTGGCCTTAAATACTCCGGACTTACCGTCATCGGAATGCAAGCTTTCTAAAACCACGCCGGCGGCATAACCTTCGGGGAAGGGCATTTGTTCTTCGTTAATGAAGCGCTTTTTTAAAGGAAACGCAAACAGAACCCCCAGCAAGGCGAGAACCACAATCCACCAAAAGGTTTGCCACATCGGAATCACTTCGCCCGTCACCATCATGTAAGCGGGGATAGAGGCCATCATGGGGGCCGTCATATACCCGGCGCTGGTGGCGATACTTTGCATGGCATTGTTTTCAAGGATCGTCATGTGCGAGCCCAGGCGCATCTTGTCCATCAGTTTAAAAAACGCGAAAGACAAAATCACGGAAGAGATCCCTACACCCAAAGTCCACCCGGTTTTAATCCCGATGTAAAGGTTGGTAAGACTTAAGATGCCCCCTAAGATCATTCCAGTCAGAGCCGATCTTAAAGTCAGTTGTGGCATATCGCCTTTATAGACGTTCTTTAACCACCACTCGTCTTTTTCTTCGAGTGTCATAGTCTGAACTTGTTCTTCGGTGAGTTCTTTAATCATATGAAGTCCTTCTGATTAGAAGGACATTAGCATTTTGCTTAGGCCGGGACCAAAATAAATTAAATATAAAAACTAAATAAGGAAATAAGGTTAACGCCCTCAGTTGCCCACGCGGCAGTGCTTGGTGTCGAGAAAACTTGGTTAGAAATTCTGGCTGTAATTGAAACAACTAGAAATATCTCGCGACCCTAACACAGAACCGTCTTTCGGATCGACTAGAAGGGCCTTTGGTTCAACTTCAGCGGCAAAAGGATAAATTTCTCCGTTCTCGCCCTGAACAAGATACCAGCCTGAGGGGTCTTTGGTTTTGAACGTTAAGCGAAGAACCAAGTCGACACCTTTTTTGGTTTTTACACTGAAGAAAAGATATGCAAGGGGTGAAGGACCTGAGCCTTCCATAACATGAGAGTATAAAAGTCTGTTTAAAGTAAATACTTCCGTTGCACCCAATGCGGCTTGAACAGCACATTTTGAAAATTCATCGTGGTTCTCGGAAGTTCGTAAAGCAAATCCTTGTCCTGATGCCATAGCGGAAACAGCAAACAAACCCGATAA contains:
- a CDS encoding OPT family oligopeptide transporter, whose protein sequence is MIKELTEEQVQTMTLEEKDEWWLKNVYKGDMPQLTLRSALTGMILGGILSLTNLYIGIKTGWTLGVGISSVILSFAFFKLMDKMRLGSHMTILENNAMQSIATSAGYMTAPMMASIPAYMMVTGEVIPMWQTFWWIVVLALLGVLFAFPLKKRFINEEQMPFPEGYAAGVVLESLHSDDGKSGVFKAKLMMAGAGLSALIEILRADAVLEKIKLSFLALPHYWDDFIYKFATPKILGSPMKDLTIQFDTSIVMMGTGGLMNMKTAMSILIGGFLNYFVCAPILIQAGVIPEAKFKAITMWALWGGAAIMTTSSLYAFFSKPQIIVQSFSKLFVKKGKREAHALDKIELPMWIFAVGIPIVGFITVYLGHMWFGIHYWLGLLAIPLVFIFTLIAVTSTGLTAITPGGALGKLTQITYGVVAPGNVTTNLMTAGITSEVSLNASNLLMDIKPAYMLGGKPRHQAVGHVLGIFAGGLVAVPVFYSIFHGDISMFTSETMPLPGASIWKGVSEVLAHGLSNLHITAQIAAMVGAVLGILIEVLNKKTKGRFPLSGVGLGLGFVLRFTDAWSMALGTLIFWVARQKFKDKSSFGYRAFVDNQETLAAGVIAGGSIIGIILILLETAI